In Candidatus Defluviibacterium haderslevense, the following are encoded in one genomic region:
- a CDS encoding LPS-assembly protein LptD, with translation MSLNLVAQDTTKSVSLLDSTILDSLHQDSLHQDSLVLRGFSLYVLSADSIEIPVDYGAQDSIVFDYDKKLIYLYGTAFINYTTIQLKADYIVIDMNSSIATAEPRIDTFGHKIGVPKFKDGDQTFDAQKLRYNFKTKKGIITEIVTKENDIFILGNTTKFISKQAEHSEGDDIIYNKNGIFTTCDQPIPHFGIYSNKQKIIPNKLIIIGPSIVKIKGVPLPPLMLPFGFFPISKNKSAGLIIPKDYDYDDKKGFGIRNIGYYLPINDHLDATILSDIYFKGSFGIKVNSNYKKKYKYDGNFEIGYSRFKEELNDSYKTNIISPISITWYHRQAQNAHPYQNLGGNIHITTSGYDRANTRDAYNQQNNILTSNLNYTRTFPNSPWSLTASMNHSQNLQTKIINITLPQLDIRMRQINPLKNKRKVGGSDKWYEQITLNYNTSFKNSVTTFDSILFEKEILDKLQYGVKHSLSSDVSFKLLKYFNLSPSVRYDEEWFFRAQELSFNPDSIFNPILDDSMKLIRIDTIYGKIDTQITKGFYPLRTFSANANLSTQLFGQILSKKGWFRGIRHQVMPAINFNFAPNYHKSPYNYFKQVDTDSRDSFNKSLDYLIYTHSPFGSAGVPGENFNINFSLNNRVELKYYSKKDSTAKKIAIIEGLGFNGSYNVFADSFKLSLISGSGRNTFFKGHTNITYGISLDPYEHQIINGKDVRKDKYAIKTQGKLAYISFANLGIYNNITIQQLMAFFKKGKPKDENLPSLGDVFSNFSIQHNLQYLYTRLNSGKDTLYQSVHSINLNGSIPLTKNWKVNVGQIGYDILRKGFSYPDFGLERDLHCWTMKFQYYPSAKAFSFFIGVKPGSLEFIKIPNNQNLTGGGR, from the coding sequence ATGAGCCTTAATTTAGTGGCTCAGGATACCACTAAATCAGTTAGTCTTTTGGATTCCACTATTCTAGATTCATTACACCAGGATTCATTGCACCAGGATTCATTGGTCCTACGAGGTTTTTCGCTTTATGTTTTGTCCGCCGATTCCATTGAGATTCCCGTAGATTATGGGGCACAGGACAGTATTGTGTTTGATTATGATAAAAAACTTATTTATTTGTATGGTACAGCGTTTATTAATTACACAACAATCCAATTAAAGGCTGACTACATAGTTATTGATATGAATTCCAGCATAGCTACTGCTGAACCCAGAATAGATACATTTGGTCATAAAATTGGCGTCCCGAAATTCAAAGATGGTGATCAAACCTTTGATGCCCAAAAACTTCGCTATAATTTCAAAACCAAGAAAGGCATCATTACTGAAATCGTTACTAAGGAAAATGATATATTCATTTTAGGAAATACCACAAAATTCATTTCAAAACAAGCAGAACATTCTGAAGGGGATGATATCATTTATAACAAAAATGGCATTTTTACAACTTGCGATCAACCGATACCTCATTTTGGTATTTATAGTAATAAGCAAAAAATCATTCCAAATAAATTAATCATTATTGGACCATCAATCGTAAAAATTAAAGGTGTTCCACTTCCACCCCTGATGTTACCTTTTGGTTTTTTTCCAATCTCCAAAAATAAATCGGCTGGTCTTATCATCCCAAAAGATTATGACTATGATGATAAAAAAGGTTTTGGAATCAGAAACATAGGTTACTATTTACCCATCAATGATCATCTGGATGCGACAATTCTATCTGACATCTACTTCAAAGGTTCTTTTGGAATAAAAGTCAATTCGAATTACAAAAAAAAGTATAAATACGACGGAAATTTCGAAATCGGATACAGTCGATTCAAGGAAGAATTAAATGATTCGTATAAAACCAATATTATAAGTCCCATAAGCATAACATGGTATCATAGGCAAGCTCAAAATGCACATCCCTATCAAAACCTTGGCGGAAATATTCATATAACAACGAGCGGTTATGATCGTGCCAATACTCGGGATGCTTATAATCAGCAAAATAATATTCTCACTTCGAATTTAAATTATACCAGAACATTTCCAAATTCTCCATGGTCACTTACAGCTTCGATGAATCATTCCCAAAATCTACAAACCAAAATCATCAATATCACACTTCCCCAATTGGATATCCGAATGAGACAAATCAATCCACTAAAAAACAAAAGAAAGGTCGGTGGGTCAGATAAATGGTATGAACAAATTACATTGAATTATAACACTTCATTTAAAAACAGTGTCACAACTTTTGACTCCATATTATTTGAAAAAGAAATTTTAGACAAACTTCAATATGGTGTTAAGCATAGTCTCAGTTCCGATGTATCTTTTAAATTATTAAAATATTTCAACTTAAGTCCAAGTGTTCGGTATGATGAGGAATGGTTTTTTCGGGCACAGGAGTTGAGTTTTAATCCAGATTCCATATTCAATCCTATTCTGGATGATTCCATGAAATTAATCCGAATAGATACAATCTATGGAAAAATTGACACCCAAATTACCAAAGGATTTTATCCATTGCGAACCTTTTCTGCTAATGCAAACTTGAGTACACAATTGTTTGGTCAGATACTATCTAAGAAAGGATGGTTTAGAGGAATCAGACATCAAGTTATGCCTGCAATTAATTTTAATTTTGCGCCAAATTATCACAAAAGTCCCTATAATTATTTCAAACAAGTAGATACAGATTCCAGAGATAGTTTCAATAAATCATTGGATTACTTAATTTATACACATAGTCCTTTTGGTAGTGCCGGAGTCCCGGGTGAAAATTTTAATATCAATTTTAGTTTAAATAATAGAGTCGAATTAAAATACTATTCTAAAAAAGATTCCACTGCAAAAAAAATAGCCATCATAGAAGGCCTTGGGTTTAATGGTTCGTATAATGTATTTGCTGATTCATTCAAACTCTCTTTGATTTCAGGATCAGGTAGAAATACCTTCTTTAAAGGTCATACCAATATAACATATGGAATCAGTTTAGATCCGTATGAACATCAGATCATCAATGGAAAGGATGTTCGAAAAGACAAATATGCGATTAAAACTCAGGGCAAATTAGCCTATATTTCATTTGCAAATCTTGGCATATACAATAACATTACGATTCAACAATTAATGGCATTTTTTAAAAAGGGAAAACCCAAGGATGAGAATTTGCCTTCATTGGGTGATGTATTTAGTAATTTTTCAATACAACATAATTTACAATACTTATACACAAGGCTAAACTCCGGAAAAGATACCTTATATCAAAGTGTACATTCCATAAATCTCAATGGTTCAATCCCTTTAACTAAAAACTGGAAAGTTAATGTAGGGCAGATTGGATATGATATCTTGCGTAAAGGATTCAGCTATCCGGATTTTGGTTTAGAACGCGACTTACATTGCTGGACTATGAAGTTTCAATACTATCCTTCTGCTAAAGCTTTTTCATTCTTTATTGGAGTTAAACCGGGATCACTAGAATTTATCAAAATACCAAATAATCAGAATCTTACCGGAGGGGGTCGATAG
- a CDS encoding N-acetylmuramoyl-L-alanine amidase: MKNYEFQAKVVCYCYVFLLLPYSLRSANNDSKVQFIGGPKIVLDAGHGGHDSGAKGRIATEKDITVSICTKIAQILLESMPSTEIIQTRTKDEFIPLHRRSEIANENLADLFISVHCNASTNIKARGTETYVMGIHKLKENLLVAKRENQSIHFEEDATRYEPMLDTETPEAHILLSQFQNQYLSQSLSLASYCEEQFRLNHPGGSRGVKQAGFLVLHQANMPSILVEVGYLSNPTEEIYLASEAGQIEIAMEISQAIVRYFEEKPLALNIKGVNKINRIASGYSINSLNQELINKSTYQIQIAASKSCAMVQDHPAWQFVPQYDIIQKGELYQYVTGHFDDKADAAMECERLKQIGFSDAFIIKSAH; this comes from the coding sequence ATGAAAAACTACGAATTTCAAGCCAAAGTTGTATGCTATTGCTATGTCTTTTTGCTACTACCATACAGCCTTAGATCGGCTAATAACGACTCAAAAGTACAATTTATTGGTGGTCCAAAGATAGTTTTGGATGCTGGACATGGAGGACATGATTCAGGGGCCAAGGGGAGAATAGCTACTGAAAAGGATATCACGGTGTCTATATGTACTAAAATAGCTCAAATATTATTGGAATCCATGCCATCAACGGAAATTATTCAAACCCGAACCAAGGATGAATTTATTCCATTACATCGTCGTTCTGAAATAGCCAATGAGAATCTGGCGGATCTTTTTATTTCCGTTCATTGTAATGCTTCTACTAATATTAAAGCGCGTGGAACTGAAACCTACGTTATGGGTATTCACAAATTAAAGGAGAATTTATTGGTAGCCAAACGTGAAAATCAGTCTATACATTTTGAAGAGGATGCAACCAGATATGAACCCATGTTGGATACAGAAACACCTGAAGCTCATATATTATTGAGTCAATTTCAGAATCAATATTTGAGCCAAAGTCTTAGTCTAGCTTCATATTGTGAAGAACAATTTCGGCTGAATCATCCCGGAGGCAGTCGTGGTGTTAAACAGGCAGGTTTTTTAGTTTTACACCAAGCTAATATGCCTAGTATTTTAGTTGAAGTAGGGTATTTGAGTAATCCCACTGAGGAAATTTATTTGGCCTCAGAAGCCGGCCAAATTGAGATAGCTATGGAAATCAGCCAGGCTATAGTTAGGTATTTTGAAGAAAAACCATTAGCATTAAATATCAAAGGTGTCAATAAAATAAACAGAATTGCATCAGGCTATAGTATCAATTCACTAAATCAGGAATTGATCAATAAATCTACTTATCAAATCCAAATAGCGGCCTCTAAATCCTGTGCCATGGTGCAAGATCATCCGGCATGGCAATTCGTTCCTCAATATGATATCATACAAAAGGGTGAATTATATCAATATGTTACTGGTCATTTTGATGATAAAGCCGATGCGGCCATGGAATGTGAACGATTGAAACAAATAGGGTTTAGTGATGCTTTTATTATTAAATCGGCTCATTAG
- a CDS encoding MCE family protein produces MKIASEVKIGILAAVTLAVLIIGYKYLKGSNVFDKSKIYYTTFSNVQMLDASAPVLTRGIKVGSVIKVALDPKNPDQVIVTMDVKSDIKLPQSARAVLVSTGLLGGKAIDLWFDHHCTEDCIPNRGTIPSEVKSMLSNMLPKDELEDYVQLLGKSLGNVFDTLSGPYSHSQVAHIVNNLDATMRHLEQLSNQLNTLISLSSKNINQSLQNIDQLTTALAKNSNSIGASLNNIEGITKQLKDADAGKLVGNANQAVGTLNTTIAEGKKTLGELNNVLNQVQNGNGSLTKLIKDPSLYNNLDRTSKNLDLLLQDLRLNPKRYIHVSVFGGKGEKYEKITNDPADAGK; encoded by the coding sequence TTGAAAATCGCAAGTGAAGTAAAAATCGGTATTCTAGCAGCTGTCACGCTGGCCGTACTAATCATAGGATATAAATATCTTAAGGGTAGCAATGTGTTCGATAAATCTAAAATATACTATACTACATTTAGTAACGTCCAAATGTTGGATGCCTCTGCACCAGTATTAACCCGGGGGATTAAGGTAGGTAGTGTAATAAAAGTGGCCCTGGATCCTAAGAATCCGGACCAGGTTATCGTAACTATGGATGTAAAGAGCGATATCAAATTACCTCAATCTGCTCGAGCTGTTTTAGTGTCAACAGGATTATTAGGTGGAAAGGCTATTGACTTGTGGTTTGATCATCACTGTACAGAAGATTGTATTCCGAATAGAGGTACTATCCCAAGTGAAGTTAAGAGTATGCTTAGCAATATGCTTCCTAAAGACGAACTTGAAGATTATGTTCAATTATTAGGGAAAAGCCTGGGAAATGTCTTTGATACATTATCAGGTCCTTATTCTCACTCACAGGTAGCGCACATTGTAAATAATTTGGATGCAACAATGCGACACCTTGAACAACTCTCTAATCAATTGAATACCTTGATTAGTTTGTCATCAAAAAACATCAACCAATCATTACAGAATATTGATCAACTGACGACAGCTTTAGCCAAAAATTCGAATTCAATTGGAGCTAGTTTAAACAATATCGAAGGTATTACTAAGCAACTTAAAGATGCTGACGCTGGTAAATTGGTTGGAAATGCTAATCAGGCTGTTGGAACGTTAAACACAACCATCGCTGAAGGAAAGAAAACCTTAGGAGAACTTAATAATGTCCTCAATCAGGTTCAAAATGGCAATGGTAGTCTAACCAAACTCATCAAAGATCCATCTCTTTATAATAATCTGGATCGCACTTCTAAAAACCTTGACCTATTATTGCAAGACCTCCGCTTAAATCCAAAGCGATACATTCATGTATCGGTATTTGGCGGTAAAGGGGAGAAGTATGAGAAGATTACAAATGATCCTGCCGATGCAGGGAAATAG
- the mraZ gene encoding division/cell wall cluster transcriptional repressor MraZ, which yields MYKLSGEYEIKLDEKSRLRLPSSLVKQLESGLDKSFMLNRGFEKCLILYPQSVWEEKSKEVNQLNPYNIKNREFARFFFRGATQVDPDSSSRIVIPKSLLEHAGITQDIILLAYHNQVEIWSKDAYLKMIQEEPADFAKLAEEVFRHKDV from the coding sequence ATGTACAAACTGAGTGGAGAATACGAGATCAAATTAGATGAAAAGAGCAGATTGAGACTGCCTTCATCACTCGTAAAACAACTCGAAAGTGGTTTGGACAAAAGCTTCATGTTAAATCGTGGTTTTGAAAAATGCTTAATCCTCTATCCCCAAAGTGTATGGGAAGAAAAATCTAAAGAGGTCAATCAGCTGAATCCTTATAATATTAAGAACAGAGAGTTCGCTCGCTTTTTCTTCCGCGGTGCTACTCAGGTTGATCCTGATTCATCATCTCGTATTGTTATTCCTAAATCATTATTAGAACATGCTGGAATAACGCAAGACATCATTTTATTGGCATACCATAATCAGGTAGAAATCTGGTCTAAAGATGCTTATCTCAAAATGATTCAGGAAGAGCCAGCTGATTTTGCAAAGCTCGCTGAAGAAGTGTTTAGACATAAAGATGTCTGA
- the rsmH gene encoding 16S rRNA (cytosine(1402)-N(4))-methyltransferase RsmH, which yields MSETEYSHEPVLLHQSVNHLITNKDGVYADVTFGGGGHSRCILESLTSNGKLYALDQDEAALKNANPDSRLILIKSNFRYLKKYLRYYGETKIDGILADLGVSSYHFDAYERGFSFHSDAPLDMRMNQDQEITAEDIIMNSSEAELANIFGNYGEVTNAKKIAAQLVKDRKQIRFTRCQFFADWAAPFIYGKRNKYLAQLFQALRIAVNEELQSLQELLEQSLDILKPGGRLVVISYHSLEDRMVKQFLKQGKLEEDPHDMFGKQTKQFKLIVKDAIVPDEQEIKINPRSRSGKMRIGERI from the coding sequence ATGTCTGAAACAGAATATAGTCACGAACCTGTCTTACTGCATCAGTCAGTAAACCATTTAATAACCAACAAGGATGGTGTTTATGCTGATGTAACCTTTGGTGGTGGAGGACATAGTCGATGCATTCTTGAATCATTGACTTCAAATGGTAAATTGTATGCTTTGGATCAGGATGAAGCAGCATTGAAAAATGCAAACCCAGATTCAAGACTCATTTTAATAAAATCAAATTTTAGGTATTTAAAGAAGTACCTAAGGTATTATGGAGAAACGAAAATCGATGGCATCTTGGCAGATCTTGGTGTTTCATCTTATCATTTTGATGCTTACGAAAGAGGCTTTTCATTTCATTCGGATGCACCACTTGATATGCGCATGAATCAAGACCAGGAAATCACTGCTGAAGACATCATTATGAATTCGAGTGAAGCTGAGTTAGCGAACATTTTTGGCAATTATGGTGAAGTAACCAATGCTAAAAAAATCGCAGCACAACTGGTTAAAGACCGCAAGCAAATTCGATTCACCAGATGTCAATTTTTTGCAGATTGGGCAGCTCCATTTATTTATGGTAAACGAAATAAATATTTAGCACAATTATTTCAAGCATTAAGGATTGCTGTAAATGAAGAATTGCAAAGTCTTCAGGAATTGTTAGAACAATCTTTAGATATTTTGAAGCCGGGTGGCCGATTGGTAGTGATCAGTTATCATTCTTTGGAAGATCGAATGGTGAAGCAATTCTTAAAGCAAGGAAAACTTGAAGAAGATCCGCACGATATGTTTGGGAAGCAAACAAAACAATTCAAACTAATCGTAAAAGATGCAATTGTGCCTGATGAACAAGAAATAAAAATAAACCCAAGGTCGCGTTCTGGTAAAATGCGTATTGGTGAACGAATATAA
- a CDS encoding transpeptidase family protein, whose translation MDRKKEFLIRVYVVMAGFILVGIILASKAFIISNIEGDKWRKMADELYFKLISIEAERGKILADDGSPLAISLPFFEIRMDTKAKGLTKEVFKKNVDSLAICLANDIMLDQTPAEIKNWLIKERQRENRYLLIARSLDFQQYELLKSFPIFRGGQNKGGLIVIRKDRREKPFKFLASRTIGLNRENAQSIGLESSFDSFLKGVEGQCLMKKVGDKIYLPVDDVNQIEAKKGSDIVTTINVGIQEVAEEALAEALTKHNADKGCAVVMEVKTGAIKAIANLGKNPAGEYVEDFNYAVGLSTEPGSTMKLASTLALLDDGHVDLKTPVDINGGSCYFYNKKMNDSKMHGYTNVDLQFAFEQSSNVGISKLAWSVFSSTEGQKKFAQYYEKFGLLKKTGIALEGEPKPLIKNPVAFKDKWYGTTLPWMSVGYEMLLTPLQILNFYNAIANGGKMMKPLIVSSVVDDDNEISTYRPKVLVDSIASESALLQINALLKGVLESGTAKAIKSEQYSISGKTGTAVTNYFVTGFEKKDYQASFCGFFPSENPIYSCIVVVYNPTQGGFYGGEAAAPVFRKIADRCMRDINRVAYQVNEQPNPVLAVNVLPIGNHGFAKDFEKLFSFIGLPYHNQQTSSWVRTISDHDGVYTLPQQKVKGQMPDLTGMGLRDALFIMDEFGIETRIKGVGKVVWQSVQTGTYDPRITKSIDLLLE comes from the coding sequence ATGGACCGGAAGAAGGAATTCTTAATTAGGGTGTATGTCGTTATGGCTGGGTTTATTCTTGTCGGAATAATACTAGCAAGCAAGGCATTTATCATCTCTAATATAGAAGGGGATAAGTGGCGTAAAATGGCAGATGAATTGTATTTTAAATTAATCTCCATTGAGGCCGAGCGAGGCAAAATTCTGGCAGATGATGGGAGTCCATTGGCGATTTCCCTACCGTTCTTTGAAATACGGATGGATACAAAAGCGAAAGGACTAACTAAAGAAGTCTTCAAAAAAAATGTGGACTCTTTAGCAATCTGTTTAGCTAACGACATTATGTTGGACCAAACTCCTGCAGAAATTAAGAATTGGTTAATCAAAGAAAGACAACGAGAAAATCGATACTTATTGATTGCTAGATCATTGGATTTCCAACAGTATGAATTACTCAAATCATTTCCTATTTTTAGAGGTGGTCAAAATAAAGGTGGACTGATCGTTATTAGAAAAGATCGACGTGAAAAACCATTTAAATTTTTAGCCAGTCGAACCATAGGATTGAACAGAGAGAACGCTCAATCGATCGGTTTGGAAAGTTCATTTGATTCCTTTCTTAAAGGTGTGGAAGGTCAATGTCTCATGAAAAAGGTTGGTGATAAAATTTATTTACCAGTAGATGATGTGAATCAAATTGAGGCAAAAAAAGGAAGTGATATAGTAACAACCATTAATGTAGGTATACAAGAAGTAGCTGAAGAAGCATTGGCAGAAGCCTTAACGAAACATAATGCAGATAAGGGTTGTGCAGTTGTCATGGAAGTAAAAACAGGCGCTATAAAGGCAATAGCGAATTTGGGTAAAAACCCGGCTGGTGAGTATGTGGAAGATTTTAATTATGCCGTAGGGCTTTCCACAGAACCAGGCTCTACCATGAAATTAGCATCAACGCTTGCATTATTAGATGATGGTCATGTCGATTTAAAAACACCAGTAGATATTAACGGTGGTTCATGTTACTTCTACAATAAAAAGATGAACGATTCCAAAATGCACGGCTACACGAATGTAGATCTTCAATTTGCGTTCGAACAGTCATCAAATGTTGGTATATCAAAATTAGCATGGAGTGTGTTTAGTTCTACTGAAGGACAAAAAAAGTTTGCCCAGTATTATGAAAAGTTTGGATTACTTAAGAAAACTGGAATCGCATTGGAAGGTGAACCTAAACCATTAATTAAAAATCCTGTAGCTTTTAAAGATAAATGGTATGGTACTACTCTGCCATGGATGAGCGTGGGCTATGAAATGTTATTGACACCATTGCAAATTCTTAATTTTTATAATGCAATTGCAAACGGTGGAAAAATGATGAAGCCATTAATTGTTTCTAGTGTAGTTGATGATGATAATGAAATATCTACTTACAGACCCAAAGTGTTAGTAGATTCAATAGCATCAGAATCTGCTTTGTTGCAAATTAATGCTTTATTAAAAGGTGTTTTGGAATCTGGTACTGCAAAGGCCATAAAGTCTGAGCAGTATTCGATTTCCGGAAAAACCGGAACAGCAGTAACGAATTATTTCGTAACTGGATTTGAGAAAAAGGATTACCAAGCTTCTTTTTGTGGTTTTTTTCCAAGTGAAAATCCTATTTATAGTTGCATTGTGGTAGTGTACAATCCAACTCAAGGTGGTTTTTATGGTGGTGAAGCAGCAGCTCCGGTTTTTAGAAAAATTGCAGATCGTTGTATGCGTGATATCAATCGGGTAGCTTATCAGGTGAATGAACAACCTAATCCGGTATTGGCAGTGAATGTTTTGCCTATAGGTAATCATGGCTTTGCAAAGGATTTTGAAAAACTGTTTTCATTTATTGGATTACCGTATCATAATCAACAAACAAGTTCTTGGGTCCGTACCATTTCAGATCATGATGGCGTCTACACTTTGCCACAACAAAAAGTGAAAGGCCAAATGCCGGATTTAACCGGTATGGGTTTGAGAGATGCTTTATTTATTATGGATGAATTCGGTATTGAGACAAGAATAAAAGGTGTGGGTAAAGTAGTTTGGCAAAGTGTACAGACTGGAACCTACGATCCAAGAATTACAAAAAGTATTGATTTATTATTAGAATAA
- a CDS encoding UDP-N-acetylmuramoyl-L-alanyl-D-glutamate--2,6-diaminopimelate ligase, which produces MKSLIELLTGQTDITVYGNQEILILDIQQDSRLVKSGSLFVAQKGLLSDGHLFIEQAIENGAVCILCESEPSKKIDGICYVMTTSIKGILPDILNHYFDYPSQKCKLVGITGTNGKTTTATLCYHLFESLGYKSGLISTVTNRIHDKEIPSTHTTPDIISLYKLLNAMIEEQCSHVFMEVSSHAIDQGRIGGLYFTGGVFTNITHDHLDYHKTFSNYINTKKLFFDKLDKTAFALTNIDDIHGEVMLQNTKAIKYTYAIRTLADYKFKIIENSFIGLHLKYNTHEWYSRLIGEFNAYNLLAVLSIALLLGEDESDILEKLSMQKSVAGRFEWIRNEQNGKVGIVDYAHTPDAVEKVLDNILVLRKSEQQIITVIGCGGNRDITKRPEMARIAVKKSDKVILTSDNPRDEDPLLIIADMEAGIDESMKSKYLIIEDREQAIKTACMISKQNDIILLAGKGHESYQEIKGKKYPFDDKEKLKTYLFKI; this is translated from the coding sequence TTGAAAAGCTTAATAGAATTATTAACGGGGCAAACAGATATCACTGTTTATGGAAATCAGGAAATATTAATTCTTGATATTCAGCAGGATTCACGTCTTGTAAAATCAGGATCATTGTTTGTTGCCCAAAAAGGATTGCTTTCTGATGGTCATTTGTTTATAGAGCAAGCCATTGAGAATGGAGCAGTCTGCATTTTATGTGAATCAGAACCGTCAAAGAAGATAGATGGAATTTGTTATGTAATGACTACAAGTATTAAAGGTATTTTACCCGACATACTCAATCATTATTTTGATTATCCTTCACAGAAATGTAAATTGGTCGGAATTACAGGAACCAATGGTAAAACAACAACAGCGACATTGTGCTACCATTTATTTGAATCATTGGGATACAAATCTGGTTTAATATCAACGGTTACTAATAGAATTCACGATAAAGAAATACCTTCTACACACACCACACCTGATATCATTTCATTATACAAATTGTTAAATGCCATGATTGAAGAACAATGCAGTCATGTGTTTATGGAAGTAAGTTCACACGCCATTGATCAGGGGCGTATTGGTGGTTTGTATTTTACGGGTGGCGTTTTTACAAATATTACTCATGATCATTTAGATTATCATAAAACATTTTCAAATTATATTAATACTAAAAAATTATTTTTTGATAAACTTGATAAAACAGCTTTTGCTTTAACTAACATTGATGATATACATGGTGAAGTCATGTTACAAAATACAAAAGCAATTAAATATACTTATGCCATACGTACTCTGGCAGATTATAAATTTAAAATTATTGAAAACAGCTTTATAGGCTTGCATTTAAAATACAATACTCATGAATGGTATTCGAGACTTATTGGAGAATTTAATGCATATAATTTATTAGCTGTATTGAGTATTGCATTACTTCTGGGCGAAGATGAATCGGATATTTTAGAAAAATTATCTATGCAAAAATCAGTCGCAGGTAGATTTGAATGGATTAGAAATGAGCAAAATGGTAAGGTGGGTATCGTCGATTATGCCCATACGCCGGATGCTGTAGAAAAAGTATTAGATAATATATTAGTGTTGCGCAAAAGCGAACAACAAATCATAACAGTTATAGGATGCGGCGGAAATCGCGATATAACAAAAAGACCAGAAATGGCAAGAATTGCAGTAAAGAAAAGTGACAAGGTGATATTGACTTCTGATAATCCAAGAGATGAAGATCCATTGTTAATCATTGCAGATATGGAAGCTGGAATTGATGAATCAATGAAATCAAAATATCTAATTATCGAAGATCGGGAACAAGCTATTAAAACAGCTTGCATGATAAGTAAACAAAATGATATTATTTTATTGGCTGGAAAAGGCCATGAATCTTATCAAGAAATCAAAGGAAAAAAGTATCCATTTGATGACAAAGAAAAGTTAAAAACATATTTGTTTAAGATATAA